The Vicinamibacterales bacterium sequence AGCGCGAGAAAGATGGCGTCCGCGCCCGTTCGCGAGCTCATCTGTCGTGGTTCGGCGGGGCGTCGACCGGCCCCAGCGCGCGGTGCAGCCAGGCGCGCGCGAACTTCCATTCGTTCTTGACCGTGGCCGGCGACAGGTCCATCGCCGCCGCCGTTTCCTCGACGCTCAGGCCGGCGAAGTACCGCAGCGAGACGACCTGCGCCTTGCGCGGGTCGGTCTGTTCGAGCCGGGTGAGCGCTTCGTCGACGGCGACGAGATCGGTCAGTGCCGGATCGACGCGGAGGATCCCCGTGTCCAATTCGACGCGCTCGCCGGAGCCGCCGTGCTTGATCCGCTGGTAGTGCCGCGCCCGCTCGACGAGGATGCGCCGCATGGCCAGCGCCGCGGCGGCGAAGAAATGGCCGCG is a genomic window containing:
- a CDS encoding ECF-type sigma factor → MTDPNAKPPGEVDGPGTSGELLPEVYDELRKLARARLARERQPHQTLQPTALVHEAYMRVSGDDHARLWDRRGHFFAAAALAMRRILVERARHYQRIKHGGSGERVELDTGILRVDPALTDLVAVDEALTRLEQTDPRKAQVVSLRYFAGLSVEETAAAMDLSPATVKNEWKFARAWLHRALGPVDAPPNHDR